In Woeseia oceani, one DNA window encodes the following:
- a CDS encoding NmrA/HSCARG family protein, giving the protein MWRIGFLVGFVVSIALTACSQPEEPTGSTRSSPIVVVTGATGTQGGAVARELLKRGYRVRALTRNTEQPAAAALRAAGAQVVQGNYDDGDSLRAAMQGAHGVFAVTDSAEHGAPREIDHGRALIYAAEDSGIAHFVFSSVASADENTGIAHFDSKYAIEEMLAESDLAYTVLRPVEFMDNWQRYSRDALRAGDYINPRDGSDMHQWIAASDIGFFVGEAFDNPDEWLGRTEELAGDEMSIDELVQVMSESLGHPVRHVQPEWAEYNANVSEDIATMYRWFATQGYAVNIEALRSRYPDLVRVRDYLETLE; this is encoded by the coding sequence ATGTGGCGTATAGGGTTCTTGGTCGGCTTTGTTGTTTCCATCGCGTTAACGGCGTGCAGCCAACCCGAAGAGCCCACTGGCAGTACCCGTTCGTCCCCCATAGTGGTCGTTACCGGCGCTACCGGCACGCAAGGTGGCGCTGTCGCGCGCGAACTGCTCAAACGCGGTTATCGTGTCCGTGCACTGACCCGCAATACGGAACAGCCGGCGGCCGCGGCCTTGCGCGCAGCCGGTGCGCAGGTCGTTCAGGGCAACTATGATGATGGCGATTCGTTGCGCGCGGCCATGCAAGGTGCACACGGTGTATTTGCCGTGACCGACTCTGCCGAACACGGCGCGCCACGTGAGATCGACCACGGCAGGGCACTGATTTACGCCGCCGAAGACAGTGGTATCGCTCACTTCGTGTTTTCTTCCGTTGCTTCGGCCGATGAAAATACAGGCATTGCGCACTTCGACAGCAAATACGCCATTGAAGAAATGCTGGCTGAATCGGACCTGGCCTATACGGTCTTGCGCCCGGTCGAATTCATGGACAACTGGCAGCGCTACAGCCGCGACGCGTTACGCGCTGGCGACTACATTAATCCCCGGGACGGATCGGACATGCATCAGTGGATCGCCGCGAGCGACATCGGCTTTTTCGTGGGTGAGGCATTCGACAATCCGGATGAATGGTTGGGCAGAACGGAGGAACTCGCAGGCGACGAAATGTCCATAGATGAGCTGGTGCAGGTGATGTCCGAGTCACTCGGGCACCCCGTGCGGCACGTGCAACCGGAATGGGCGGAATACAACGCCAATGTGTCCGAGGATATCGCAACGATGTATCGCTGGTTTGCGACCCAAGGCTACGCCGTTAACATTGAAGCGTTGCGCAGTCGTTATCCGGATCTTGTGCGGGTTCGCGACTACCTGGAAACACTGGAGTAA
- a CDS encoding YciI family protein, whose amino-acid sequence MKYLCLVYAEESALASCPDEECLAYFESVNDSGHCQFAEALESVQTATTVRVRAGSLSVTDGPFAETKEQLTGFYLIEAQDLNEAIQLAGRIPPARIGSIEIRPIRNLAGRVRNADGL is encoded by the coding sequence ATGAAGTACTTATGCTTGGTGTACGCCGAAGAATCGGCCTTGGCCAGCTGCCCGGACGAGGAGTGCCTCGCGTATTTTGAGTCCGTCAATGACAGCGGTCATTGCCAGTTTGCCGAAGCGCTGGAATCAGTGCAGACGGCGACCACGGTACGGGTTCGGGCCGGCAGTCTGTCGGTCACGGATGGCCCGTTTGCCGAAACCAAGGAACAGCTGACGGGCTTCTATCTCATCGAGGCCCAGGACTTGAACGAAGCCATACAGCTTGCCGGCCGAATTCCGCCAGCGCGAATAGGCAGTATCGAGATCAGGCCGATCCGTAACCTTGCAGGTCGTGTGCGGAACGCCGACGGCCTGTAA
- a CDS encoding YciI family protein: MRFMLLMIPQGYETAAPGTLPEADAVAAMMKFNNDLQDAGVLVALDGLHPPSMGARVSFENGKASVTAGPFAETNEVLGGYWIINVDSLQDAIAWASRCPGGDNEIIEVRQIQEFEDFPEDVQEAAAGFKEMQDSANH; this comes from the coding sequence ATGAGATTCATGTTGCTGATGATTCCGCAAGGCTACGAAACAGCGGCGCCCGGCACGCTGCCGGAGGCCGATGCCGTGGCGGCCATGATGAAGTTCAACAATGACTTGCAAGACGCCGGCGTTCTCGTTGCGCTGGACGGACTGCACCCGCCGTCGATGGGCGCGCGTGTAAGTTTTGAGAACGGCAAGGCCAGTGTAACCGCCGGCCCTTTCGCCGAAACCAACGAAGTACTTGGCGGCTACTGGATCATCAACGTGGATTCCTTGCAGGATGCCATTGCCTGGGCAAGCCGCTGCCCTGGAGGTGACAACGAGATCATCGAGGTTCGCCAGATTCAGGAATTCGAGGACTTTCCTGAAGACGTGCAGGAAGCGGCCGCGGGTTTCAAAGAAATGCAGGATTCAGCCAATCACTAA
- a CDS encoding DUF1428 domain-containing protein, protein MEKYIDGFLIPVPKANLDKYLEMAALSGRVWMEHGALDYTECVADDVQAGKVTSFPQSVLLEDDETVIFSWISYRSREHRDEVNKKAMADPRLAHMKPEDFPFDGKRLIWGGFRTIVTLGT, encoded by the coding sequence ATGGAAAAGTACATAGACGGGTTCCTGATACCGGTACCCAAAGCAAACCTGGACAAATACCTGGAAATGGCTGCACTGTCCGGCAGGGTCTGGATGGAGCACGGTGCACTGGATTACACGGAATGCGTTGCCGATGACGTCCAAGCGGGAAAGGTGACCTCGTTTCCGCAGAGCGTATTACTGGAAGACGACGAAACCGTCATTTTTTCCTGGATAAGTTATCGCTCGCGGGAGCACCGCGACGAGGTCAACAAGAAAGCCATGGCGGATCCACGGCTGGCACATATGAAACCCGAGGACTTTCCGTTCGATGGCAAGCGATTGATCTGGGGTGGGTTCCGTACGATCGTGACACTTGGAACCTGA
- a CDS encoding RNA polymerase sigma factor: protein MTDDIQQQVARLYREESRRVLATLIRLLGDFELAEEGLHDAFAAAVEQWPRDGVPDNPRAWLVSAGRFKTIDRIRKRARFDSNVRELAIHLETQEQPDFDERVVHDDHLRLIFTCCHPAIGADAQVALTLREVCNLTTEEIAKAFLTSAATIAQRIVRAKNKIKSARIPYELPVAAQLPERLDNVLRVVYLVFNEGYSPSSGESVTRRDLSTEAIRLGQTLFALLPESEVAGLLALMLLQDSRRDARSTLDGDIVLLMDQDRSNWNQEQIAQGIALVERAISSRRIGPYTLQAAIAAVHAEAATPADTDWTQIIGLYDVLLRAMPSPVVALNRAAAIAMRDGPAAGLALIDSLLATGDLTDYHLAHSARGELCRQLERRADAIASFKTALALTQSQPERRFLSQRIATLGG, encoded by the coding sequence GTGACTGACGATATTCAGCAACAGGTTGCCAGGCTGTACCGCGAGGAATCCCGCCGTGTGCTGGCGACCCTGATTCGTTTGTTGGGTGACTTCGAGCTGGCCGAAGAAGGGCTGCACGATGCCTTTGCAGCCGCAGTGGAGCAATGGCCGCGGGATGGCGTACCGGACAACCCTCGTGCATGGCTGGTATCGGCGGGCCGCTTCAAGACCATCGACCGCATCCGCAAACGAGCCCGCTTCGACAGCAATGTGCGAGAACTCGCGATTCATCTTGAAACGCAGGAGCAACCGGATTTTGATGAGCGTGTCGTGCACGATGATCATCTCAGACTCATTTTTACCTGTTGTCACCCGGCAATCGGCGCGGATGCGCAAGTCGCTCTGACACTGCGCGAAGTGTGCAATCTCACCACTGAAGAAATTGCCAAAGCATTCCTGACCTCTGCCGCCACGATTGCTCAGCGTATCGTCCGGGCAAAGAACAAGATCAAGTCAGCTCGAATACCCTATGAGCTGCCGGTTGCTGCGCAGCTCCCGGAACGTCTCGACAACGTACTGCGGGTGGTATATCTCGTTTTTAACGAAGGCTACTCGCCATCCTCCGGTGAATCAGTCACCCGGCGCGATCTCTCCACGGAAGCGATTCGGCTGGGTCAGACCTTGTTTGCGTTGCTGCCGGAATCCGAAGTCGCTGGTCTGCTGGCCCTGATGCTGTTGCAGGATTCCCGGCGAGATGCGCGTAGTACGCTGGATGGCGACATTGTGCTGCTTATGGATCAGGACAGGAGCAATTGGAATCAGGAACAAATAGCGCAAGGGATCGCACTGGTCGAACGGGCCATTTCATCGCGACGCATCGGTCCGTATACCCTGCAGGCCGCGATTGCTGCGGTCCATGCCGAAGCCGCAACGCCTGCCGATACCGACTGGACGCAAATCATAGGTTTGTACGATGTGTTGCTGCGTGCCATGCCGTCACCCGTGGTGGCGCTTAACCGCGCAGCCGCCATTGCCATGCGTGACGGTCCTGCTGCAGGCCTTGCGCTGATTGACAGCTTGCTGGCGACAGGCGACCTGACGGACTATCACCTTGCACATTCAGCGCGTGGTGAACTGTGCCGACAACTGGAGCGGCGCGCAGATGCAATCGCATCGTTCAAGACGGCACTTGCGTTAACCCAATCACAGCCGGAACGACGTTTCCTCAGTCAGCGAATTGCAACGCTTGGTGGCTGA
- a CDS encoding ParB/RepB/Spo0J family partition protein has translation MSAPKKRLGRGLEALLGNKASEEEPAGSDASSTLVTQDMLVTTLQPGQYQPRQSLSDDSLSELANSIREQGVLQPLIVRPIEAANGITHEIVAGERRWRASQIVGLESVPVVVRELDDQSALAVALIENLQREDLNAIEQAQSLMRLAKEFQLTHQQVADAVGRSRSSVSNLLRLLDLDDAVKDMLANGRLDMGHARALLPLRGEHQVKIAQKASASGWSVRQVEKSVRSRLTEDAARKPAAPIDMQTRWLQEQLGKELGQKVTIRPRTDGTYKLDIAFASLDQLQFALGQVQGLIGQLQAAAGPRVRTAAK, from the coding sequence ATGAGTGCCCCGAAAAAAAGACTCGGTCGTGGACTGGAAGCATTGCTTGGAAACAAAGCAAGTGAGGAAGAGCCAGCCGGCAGTGATGCTAGCAGCACACTCGTAACGCAAGACATGCTGGTGACCACGTTGCAACCGGGTCAGTACCAGCCGCGCCAGTCACTGTCCGATGACAGTCTTTCGGAACTGGCCAATTCCATTCGTGAGCAAGGCGTATTGCAGCCGTTGATAGTGCGACCTATCGAAGCGGCCAATGGCATCACGCACGAAATCGTGGCCGGCGAAAGGCGTTGGCGCGCATCGCAGATTGTCGGCCTGGAATCTGTGCCGGTGGTCGTTCGGGAGCTGGATGATCAATCGGCATTAGCGGTCGCCTTGATTGAAAATCTGCAGCGCGAAGACCTCAATGCCATCGAACAAGCGCAGTCTCTGATGCGTCTGGCTAAGGAATTTCAACTTACACATCAACAAGTTGCAGATGCGGTGGGACGCTCGCGCTCTTCGGTCAGCAATCTGCTGCGCCTGCTCGATCTGGACGACGCGGTCAAAGACATGCTGGCGAACGGCCGGCTGGACATGGGCCACGCGCGGGCCTTGTTGCCATTGCGCGGTGAACACCAGGTGAAGATCGCGCAAAAAGCTTCGGCCTCCGGCTGGTCGGTCAGGCAGGTAGAAAAGTCGGTGCGCAGCCGCTTGACCGAAGATGCCGCACGCAAACCAGCAGCTCCGATCGACATGCAAACGCGGTGGTTGCAGGAACAGCTCGGCAAAGAGCTGGGCCAGAAAGTAACGATTCGGCCTCGTACTGACGGCACTTACAAACTCGATATTGCCTTCGCCAGTCTGGATCAATTGCAGTTTGCACTTGGCCAGGTACAGGGCCTGATTGGTCAGTTACAGGCGGCCGCCGGTCCGCGTGTACGTACCGCGGCAAAGTAA
- a CDS encoding peptidylprolyl isomerase gives MLSSIQVRSFIAIGALCFSALLPSTSRATIVEFETVLGNFEVNLYDNATPQTVANFLDYVQNGRYTDSIFHRSVANFVIQGGGFNTNARADIGVITTGAAVVNEPVYSNVRGTIAMAKVAGNPNSATSQWFFNVDDNSDDLDGQNGGFTVFGEVIGNGMDIVDALAALPVYNIGSPLTELPLRNYTAQDAANNVPIDNTHLVIISSITVTDTTVDSAAGLNPTPNTANDNGGSLGGGGGGSTGVLLLLGLFAVRVSRHLRR, from the coding sequence ATGCTTTCCTCAATACAAGTGCGCTCATTCATTGCCATCGGCGCCCTTTGCTTCTCGGCTCTTCTACCCTCAACCTCTCGCGCAACCATCGTCGAGTTCGAAACGGTTTTGGGCAACTTCGAAGTAAATCTGTACGACAACGCGACGCCGCAAACGGTCGCCAATTTTCTCGACTACGTGCAGAACGGTCGCTACACGGATTCCATTTTTCATCGTTCCGTAGCGAATTTCGTTATTCAGGGCGGTGGCTTCAACACCAATGCGCGAGCTGATATTGGGGTCATAACCACCGGTGCCGCGGTTGTTAACGAGCCGGTCTATTCCAACGTACGCGGTACGATTGCAATGGCCAAAGTTGCAGGCAACCCGAACAGCGCTACGAGCCAGTGGTTCTTCAACGTGGACGACAACTCGGACGACCTCGATGGCCAGAACGGTGGCTTTACCGTTTTCGGTGAAGTGATCGGTAACGGAATGGATATCGTCGATGCGCTGGCTGCACTGCCGGTGTACAACATCGGTTCTCCATTGACTGAATTGCCGCTACGCAACTACACAGCACAAGACGCCGCTAACAACGTACCTATCGACAACACTCACCTCGTTATCATTTCGTCGATAACGGTAACAGACACAACCGTCGACAGCGCGGCGGGTCTCAACCCCACCCCGAATACCGCAAATGATAACGGCGGCAGTCTTGGCGGCGGCGGTGGCGGTAGCACGGGTGTACTCCTGTTGCTCGGCTTATTCGCCGTCCGGGTGTCACGTCACCTGCGTCGGTAG
- a CDS encoding 1-aminocyclopropane-1-carboxylate deaminase/D-cysteine desulfhydrase yields the protein MIDVHKIVDIQRRLETFPRAALALLPTPVQRLSNFGALLGGPELWMKRDDLSGLEGGGNKTRKLEYLVGDALSQGADMLVTVGAIQSNHTRQTAAAAAKAGLKCALLHCAWTRDAGPNYRSVGNVLLSHLMGAELFVDETERPIEDQGPLDEFVRRLKKEGHKPYLIPGGGSGHPLGCMGYIGCAAELAMQSAELGVEFDYLVHCTGSSSTQAGLLAGFAALGMRTRIIGVSDDHETAIKKARVLELANAALMTLELDVRVSRNDVDVISINANAYGIPDEKIINGIRLLASKEGLIADPVYEGRAIQGLLNLADEGRLPKSGQILLMHLGGSPAIHAYAGQFEAVQLRPFSL from the coding sequence ATGATTGATGTGCACAAAATCGTTGATATTCAGCGGCGCCTTGAAACATTTCCCCGTGCCGCACTGGCACTGTTACCTACGCCCGTGCAACGGCTCAGCAACTTCGGTGCGTTATTGGGTGGTCCCGAGCTTTGGATGAAACGGGATGACCTGTCAGGACTCGAAGGTGGTGGCAACAAGACGCGGAAACTGGAGTACCTGGTCGGCGATGCACTTAGTCAGGGCGCGGATATGCTGGTGACGGTGGGAGCTATTCAATCCAACCATACTCGCCAGACTGCGGCCGCCGCGGCAAAGGCGGGACTCAAGTGCGCCCTCTTGCATTGCGCCTGGACCCGCGATGCGGGCCCGAACTACCGGTCCGTTGGTAATGTCTTGCTCAGTCACCTGATGGGTGCCGAACTCTTCGTTGATGAAACCGAACGTCCGATCGAAGACCAAGGGCCGTTAGACGAATTTGTGCGTCGCCTGAAGAAAGAAGGTCATAAGCCGTATTTGATACCCGGTGGCGGCTCTGGGCACCCACTCGGTTGTATGGGTTACATCGGCTGCGCGGCAGAGTTGGCAATGCAATCGGCGGAACTCGGGGTCGAATTCGATTACCTGGTCCATTGCACGGGTTCCAGCAGTACTCAGGCGGGATTATTGGCCGGTTTCGCGGCGCTGGGGATGCGTACCCGGATTATAGGTGTGTCGGACGACCATGAAACAGCTATCAAGAAAGCACGGGTCCTTGAATTAGCGAACGCCGCATTAATGACACTCGAGCTTGACGTTCGCGTTTCACGAAACGATGTTGATGTTATATCAATCAATGCCAACGCCTACGGTATTCCGGATGAGAAGATCATCAACGGCATACGGCTGTTGGCCAGCAAGGAAGGCTTGATTGCGGATCCGGTGTATGAAGGCCGGGCAATTCAGGGACTCTTGAATCTGGCGGATGAAGGCCGGCTGCCCAAATCGGGTCAGATACTACTGATGCATCTGGGTGGTTCCCCCGCCATCCACGCCTATGCTGGCCAATTCGAGGCGGTTCAGTTACGACCTTTCAGCCTGTAA
- a CDS encoding TetR/AcrR family transcriptional regulator: MDTASQPIRRRSQEERRTTTQTALLEATVRCLGRLGFAGTSISSVIKEARVSRGALLHHYPAKNELIAHAIHHFYCQRLDRFKAKLLGANTDQLSLEDRLRVLKDDFATWYDTAREIEVAMRTNQEIASLQEQLSAQQHEQMSCEYEQLLPEFAVLENPRDMIGIACYLMRGLASDRDQGNVARRFDACVAMIQGYLDRAH; the protein is encoded by the coding sequence ATGGATACAGCGTCCCAGCCGATACGCCGTAGATCGCAAGAAGAACGCCGGACGACTACGCAGACCGCATTGCTTGAAGCAACGGTGCGTTGCCTTGGTCGTCTCGGCTTCGCGGGAACCTCGATCAGTTCCGTAATCAAGGAAGCGCGTGTATCGCGCGGCGCATTGTTGCATCACTACCCGGCGAAAAATGAACTTATTGCGCACGCCATTCACCACTTCTACTGCCAGCGCCTCGACCGTTTCAAAGCCAAGTTGCTGGGCGCGAATACCGACCAATTGTCGTTGGAAGATCGGTTACGGGTACTGAAAGACGATTTCGCCACGTGGTACGACACTGCTCGTGAAATCGAAGTCGCCATGCGCACCAACCAGGAGATTGCGAGTCTCCAGGAGCAGTTGTCGGCCCAGCAACATGAGCAAATGAGCTGCGAGTACGAACAATTGCTGCCGGAGTTCGCGGTGCTGGAGAACCCGCGCGACATGATTGGCATCGCCTGCTACCTGATGCGTGGACTTGCCAGCGATCGCGATCAGGGGAACGTCGCACGACGGTTTGATGCCTGTGTGGCTATGATTCAGGGCTATTTGGACAGGGCGCACTGA
- a CDS encoding TonB-dependent receptor, which translates to MTTLFVPLAATAQDTGAPVQIEEIVVTADKRAAKSVQDLSSSITAFDADKLERLDVLDFDDFIVQVPGTNFINDGGPGRGNEVASIRGLSTVADNTVGVVAQYLDGAPHFGNSYRFFDIGEVGVLRGPQGTLWGSQSIGGLIYYRSNRPELDSYNGSVQGDLYTTDNDGGLSQRYSGVINMPLVEDKFAIRVAGQFIDETGYIDNVRTSGSAINDVKESAWRLSALFAPTDALTVTTIYHGNDLNADAPTYFELGLDGLQVNQPSDAGPSRQEYDLFNLIVDYDLSWGTLNYTGSHFTNDGGYTDYLDSSGTLQRFDTVIDEHSTTHELRLASTGDSRLQWLVGLYYDEYEDFNQAIDYSLTGFDDPAPVEGTRSGGLQILTDKAFFGEVSYDLTDDLTVLVGGRLFNWEVDNREVFLIGGSDFGFVTNGIAEDDDVFYKISLEYRLNDDVMAYALRSEGFRYGGFNTFVGEALFGISEEFYEFAPDTLVSYEAGFKSRLADGRVLLNASVYFLDWQEVQAVVQSDTAGAFGQGFFTTNAPDLEAQGVELEIVTQDFLAPGVYAALSWGNTDNEFQDDAQLFPGTRVNINKGDSLRRTPRNTYSLDVGYQFAYSNQVDGYVRANFWHKDSTSTFGFDGNDGNVEVPSQNIVNMSTGANWENFQLKLYVDNLTNKAPLLNVFSGGRAGLPGGDVAVRANTLRPRTIGIEGTYLFGGR; encoded by the coding sequence ATGACAACGCTGTTCGTGCCGCTGGCCGCCACTGCGCAGGACACTGGCGCGCCCGTGCAGATTGAAGAAATAGTGGTCACCGCCGACAAGCGCGCGGCGAAGAGCGTGCAGGACCTCTCCAGCAGCATTACCGCCTTCGATGCTGATAAGCTCGAACGTCTCGACGTGCTCGATTTCGACGATTTCATCGTGCAGGTTCCGGGTACGAATTTCATCAATGACGGCGGGCCAGGGCGTGGCAATGAAGTCGCATCCATACGTGGACTCTCGACGGTCGCTGACAATACCGTCGGTGTGGTTGCACAGTACCTGGACGGCGCGCCGCATTTCGGCAACTCCTACCGGTTTTTTGATATCGGCGAAGTCGGTGTATTGCGTGGCCCGCAAGGCACGTTGTGGGGTTCACAATCCATCGGTGGGCTTATTTATTACCGGTCCAACCGACCGGAACTCGACAGCTACAACGGCAGCGTGCAGGGCGACCTGTACACCACCGACAACGACGGCGGATTGAGCCAGCGTTACAGTGGCGTCATTAACATGCCGCTGGTTGAAGACAAGTTTGCGATTCGTGTAGCGGGGCAGTTTATCGACGAAACGGGTTATATCGACAACGTGCGTACGTCGGGCAGTGCCATTAATGATGTCAAGGAGTCTGCATGGCGCTTATCAGCGTTGTTCGCGCCGACCGATGCACTCACCGTCACCACGATTTATCACGGCAATGATTTGAATGCCGATGCGCCGACCTATTTCGAACTCGGTCTCGACGGACTGCAGGTGAATCAGCCGTCGGATGCCGGCCCGAGCCGTCAGGAATACGATCTCTTCAACCTGATTGTCGACTACGACCTCAGCTGGGGCACGCTCAACTACACCGGTTCGCACTTCACCAACGATGGCGGCTATACCGACTATCTCGATTCGTCGGGCACTTTGCAGCGGTTCGATACCGTTATCGACGAGCACTCCACGACTCACGAATTGCGACTCGCATCAACGGGTGACAGTCGCCTGCAATGGCTGGTTGGCCTCTACTACGACGAATACGAAGACTTCAACCAGGCGATTGACTACTCGCTGACCGGCTTTGACGATCCCGCTCCCGTCGAAGGCACGCGTTCCGGTGGCCTGCAGATCTTGACCGATAAAGCGTTCTTCGGCGAAGTCAGTTACGACCTGACAGACGACCTGACCGTGCTCGTCGGTGGCCGCCTGTTCAACTGGGAAGTGGACAACCGCGAGGTATTCCTGATCGGCGGCAGCGACTTCGGCTTCGTCACCAACGGTATCGCGGAAGACGATGACGTCTTTTACAAAATTTCACTGGAATACCGTTTGAACGACGATGTCATGGCCTACGCGTTGCGCTCCGAAGGCTTCCGCTACGGCGGCTTCAATACCTTTGTCGGCGAAGCATTGTTCGGCATCTCGGAAGAGTTCTACGAGTTCGCACCGGATACGCTGGTCAGCTACGAAGCAGGCTTCAAGTCACGGCTTGCAGACGGGCGTGTCCTGTTGAATGCGTCTGTTTATTTCCTCGACTGGCAGGAAGTGCAGGCCGTAGTACAGAGCGACACGGCGGGCGCATTCGGCCAAGGCTTCTTCACGACTAACGCGCCGGATCTGGAAGCGCAGGGTGTCGAACTGGAAATTGTCACGCAGGATTTCCTTGCGCCGGGCGTTTACGCCGCATTGAGCTGGGGCAACACGGATAACGAGTTCCAGGACGATGCGCAATTGTTCCCGGGCACGCGCGTCAACATCAATAAAGGGGACAGTCTGCGTCGCACCCCGAGAAACACGTACTCACTTGATGTCGGCTACCAGTTTGCCTATAGCAACCAGGTAGACGGCTACGTTCGTGCAAATTTCTGGCACAAGGACTCAACCTCCACCTTCGGCTTCGACGGTAATGACGGCAATGTGGAAGTGCCTTCACAAAACATCGTGAACATGTCTACCGGCGCAAACTGGGAAAACTTCCAACTGAAGCTGTACGTCGACAACCTGACGAACAAAGCCCCGTTGCTGAATGTATTTTCCGGCGGACGAGCCGGTTTGCCCGGCGGTGATGTCGCTGTGCGTGCCAATACGCTCCGGCCGAGAACGATCGGTATTGAGGGTACCTACCTGTTCGGTGGCCGCTAG
- a CDS encoding MFS transporter: MSRKLGAWTIAAYAAPMVPIWMLHTPALSILPGLYATVSGIDLATIGLILVFSRVLDGVTDPIIGFFSDRTATAIGRRKPWMIAGGLLCIIGVWFWFRPGADTGGLYFLLASVVVYIGWTMVEVPHAAWLSELTVDYDERSHLSGFRTAAIYLGYLLFWSGPFLPIFATTEITPDVTAAMSYLVIALIILAVAAAVLKVPAGTVSARPQASVTAALSTLAGNKPLRFYALIMLSSWLASGMVAGLYFFYISNYLTIPDKFGHIGLAVAAMGFLSASFWGWAGARFDTHRVLSFCNLCIVLTLVAMALIQPGPGAFPALLAVFSISALFTTGTTVAYYAMMADIVDYDTLKTGANNAGNYYALVTLLQKIGLGAGAGAALLLVSLFGFDANGSNEGWALAGFFIAFLGLPILLNLLATVLALYFPINRRRHNIIRKRLRTRASHALAMPDG, from the coding sequence GTGAGTCGAAAACTCGGGGCATGGACAATTGCGGCCTATGCGGCACCGATGGTGCCAATCTGGATGTTGCACACACCCGCGCTGTCGATTTTGCCCGGCCTGTACGCAACGGTCAGCGGCATCGACCTCGCGACGATAGGCCTCATCCTGGTGTTCAGCCGGGTTCTCGATGGCGTTACGGACCCGATCATCGGCTTCTTTTCCGATCGCACGGCAACGGCCATAGGGCGGCGAAAGCCATGGATGATTGCCGGCGGACTCCTGTGCATCATTGGTGTGTGGTTCTGGTTCCGCCCTGGGGCCGATACCGGCGGGCTGTATTTTCTGCTGGCTTCGGTTGTCGTCTACATTGGCTGGACGATGGTGGAAGTGCCGCATGCGGCATGGCTCAGCGAGCTGACGGTTGACTATGATGAACGCTCACACCTCTCCGGGTTTCGCACCGCCGCCATCTACCTCGGCTACCTTTTATTCTGGTCCGGACCGTTTCTGCCGATATTTGCAACCACCGAGATCACCCCGGATGTCACCGCAGCAATGTCGTATTTGGTCATCGCCTTGATCATTCTTGCGGTAGCCGCTGCCGTTCTGAAGGTGCCCGCGGGCACGGTCAGTGCTCGGCCGCAGGCGAGTGTCACAGCCGCGCTATCGACCCTCGCTGGTAACAAGCCATTGCGCTTCTACGCACTCATCATGCTGTCCAGCTGGCTGGCAAGTGGCATGGTGGCCGGTCTCTACTTTTTTTACATCAGCAATTATCTGACGATTCCGGACAAGTTTGGCCATATCGGTCTTGCTGTTGCGGCTATGGGTTTCCTGAGCGCGTCATTCTGGGGTTGGGCGGGGGCGCGTTTCGATACCCACCGGGTCCTTAGTTTCTGTAATTTATGCATCGTGCTGACCCTGGTCGCGATGGCCCTGATACAACCAGGACCTGGCGCCTTTCCAGCGCTGCTCGCGGTATTCAGCATCTCCGCGTTGTTTACAACCGGCACCACCGTCGCTTACTACGCAATGATGGCGGACATCGTCGACTACGACACGCTGAAAACCGGCGCAAACAATGCCGGTAACTATTACGCACTGGTAACGCTGCTACAGAAAATTGGCCTCGGTGCCGGGGCCGGAGCAGCGTTGTTGCTGGTGTCGCTGTTCGGTTTTGACGCGAACGGCAGCAATGAAGGCTGGGCACTGGCCGGATTCTTCATCGCCTTTCTGGGATTGCCCATCCTGCTGAATTTGCTGGCGACAGTGCTCGCGCTGTATTTCCCGATTAACAGGCGCCGGCACAACATCATTCGCAAACGCCTGCGGACGCGGGCCAGCCACGCGCTGGCAATGCCAGATGGCTGA